The following coding sequences are from one Amphiprion ocellaris isolate individual 3 ecotype Okinawa chromosome 19, ASM2253959v1, whole genome shotgun sequence window:
- the arl16 gene encoding ADP-ribosylation factor-like protein 16, with the protein MSNKQTCLLLGATGVGKTLLVKRLQMINLHGLGELGTPPPTLPTVGTNLTDLTLKRKKVTVRELGGCMGPIWPSYFKDCSSVIFMVDSANIAQVSSSCIQLLSVLSAEPLRNASVLILFNKRDMPCIMSLIEIKSLFRIDDIIASATQPITTLELSARSGQGLQEVLRWLESVAVK; encoded by the exons ATGAGCAACAAACAAACGTGTTTACTTCTTGGGGCGACTGGTGTCGGAAAGACGTTGTTAGTCAAACGTCTACAAA TGATCAATTTGCACGGTTTAGGTGAACTGGGGACACCTCCTCCAACTCTTCCTACT GTAGGAACCAATCTGACGGACTTGACGCTGAAAAGGAAGAAAGTGACAGTGAGAGAGCTGGGAGGATGCATGGGCCCCATATGGCCCAGTTACTTCAAAGACTGCTCCTCTGTCATC TTCATGGTGGATTCTGCCAACATTGCTCAGGTATCCTCTTcctgtatccagctgctgtcagTACTTTCAGCTGAGCCTCTGCGCAATGCCTCTGTGCTTATTCTCTTCAACAAGAG GGACATGCCTTGCATTATGAGCCTTATTGAAATAAAGTCCCTGTTCCGGATAGATGACATTATTGCATCTGCCACTCAGCCAATCACAACACTAGAACTCAGTGCTCGCTCTGGGCAGGGACTCCAAGAGGTGTTGAGGTGGCTGGAGTCCGTCGCTGTCAAGTGA
- the fn3krp gene encoding ketosamine-3-kinase, which yields MEAKLKKELGTNMLKSTGHSGGGCISEGQSYDTDFGRVFVKINHKSEAKLMFDGEMASLEAIVKTQTVKVPKPIKVIELDRGGCAFVMEHLDMKGLSKYSKQLGEQLADMHLHNKRQLEKLDKEQQTVGKGAGQSEVTVVEKFGFDGVTCCGYIPQVNEWQDDWVTFYSQQRLQHHINLVEQSYGDREARELWAKLQLKIPQFFSDVEIVPALLHGDLWTGNVAESADGPVIFDPASFYGHSEFELGIAGMFGSFSRSFYSAYHEKIPQAPGFAKRNQLYQIFHYLNHWNHFGGGYRGSSIRVMKDLLK from the exons ATGGAAGCTAAGCTAAAGAAAGAGTTGGGGACTAACATGCTGAAATCGACTGGCCACTCAGGAGGTGGATGTATCAGCGAGGGCCAGAGTTATGATACTGACTTTGGGAGAGTGTTTGTGAAGATAAATCACAAGAGCGAG GCCAAATTAATGTTTGATGGGGAGATGGCCAGTTTGGAAGCCATTGTAAAGACGCAAACTGTAAAAGTCCCCAAGCCCATCAAAGTGATTGAACTGGACAGAGGAGGATGCGCATTTGTGATGGAACATCTAGACATGAAAGGTCTTAGCAA GTACTCAAAGCAGCTAGGAGAGCAGCTGGCAGATATGCATCTTCACAACAAGAGACAGTTGGAAAAATTAGATAAGGAGCAGCAAACTGTGG GAAAAGGAGCTGGGCAGTCAGAGGTCACTGTTGTGGAAAAATTTGGCTTCGATGGAGTTACATGCTGTGGATATATACCTCag GTAAATGAGTGGCAGGATGACTGGGTGACATTTTACTCCCAGCAGAGGCTGCAGCACCATATTAACTTGGTGGAACAATCGTACGGAGACAGAGAGGCCAGGGAACTATGGGCCAAGCTACAG CTGAAGATCCCTCAGTTTTTCTCAGATGTGGAGATTGTCCCTGCTCTCCTCCATGGAGACCTATGGACAGGAAATGTTGCAGAGTCTGCAGATGGTCCAGTCATCTTTGACCCTGCATCCTTCTACGGTCATTCAGAGTTTGAGCTGGGTATAGCTGGTATGTTTGGCAGCTTCAGCAGGTCATTTTATTCTGCTTACCATGAAAAGATTCCTCAGGCACCAGGATTTGCAAAGAGGAACCAGCTTTACCAAATCTTCCACTATCTGAATCACTGGAACCACTTTGGTGGTGGCTACAGAGGCTCTTCAATCAGGGTTATGAAGGACCTACTGAAATAA